DNA from Tepidisphaeraceae bacterium:
CGCCAGTATCCGCGGTCGGGGTGGGATCGGTATTGCGAGTGATGGCCGAGCCGTCGGTGGACGTCGCCTCGCGTTGGGGCGTCGTGGGACGCCCCGTCGCAGTTGAACGCTGCCGCGGATCGTCCGATGAACTGGCCGTGACGGTCTCGCGAGACCCCTCTCCACGCCCGGCGACCGCGACGACCGCAGCCGGTTCGCTCGCGAGCGCCGCCAGCACGAGCGTCATCGCGGTCGCGATGCCGATGCCGCCCCAGGCGCGGGCGCCGAGGCGCTGCAGCAGCAGATCGTTGGCCCGCAGCGACCGCGCCCGCCGATCCGCCTGAGCGACGACCCCCTGCGCCCACGGCTCGGCGTGGTCCCGCAAGGTCATCGCCGTGCTGAGCAATTCGTGCAGGTTCAACTGCCGATCCGCCAGGCACGCTGTCTCAAACCGCGTCGGCCGAGTTGCGATGCCGCGCACCACGCCCGCCAGCGCCCCCGCCAGCAGCGTCGCGCCCACGACGGGCCACGCATCGCGCTGCAGGTAGACCAATCCCGCCGCCAGCGCGCTTGCCACCCCCGCGGCCACGCCAATGCCCAGCCCGACCGCCTCACCAATGCGCCACGCCGTCGCGCGTCGATGGACGCGTGCCAGGAAGCGCACGAGATCGGAATCACGGGTCTGCATAACGCATCACACGAGGAGAACGACCCAATCGAGCCGCTCAAGTATAGCATGCCCCCGCAATGCCGGACTGGCCGCTTTAGCGGCCAGTTCCCCACGCCCCCGCGTCCCCACCTTAGGCAAAGTCCGACGTATCGCGCGCTAACGAAACCCATGTCATCCCGATGGGAGCTTTAGCGACCTGAGGGATCTACCACGGCCGTGAATCGCTCGTCATTCGAGATCCCTCAGGTCGCCAGGGCTCCCATCGGGATGACAATCAGGCGCACGGGCGCTCACTTTGATCCGCCAGACAGTGCCTTCAGGTTCCCTACAGCACCTTCCCACCCATCGCGACGATCACGTCCGCATCCCCCAGCTGTTCGGCCAAATCGAACGCCGTGCGCCCGCGACGGTCCAGCTTCCCGGCATCGGCCCCGTTGCGCAGCAGCAGCTTGACGATCTGAGCCTGTCCACCCTGCACCGCGTAGTGCAGCGACGAGTAGCCGTTCCTCGCCTGCAGGTTCGGGTTGCCCTGCTTGGCCAGCATCATCTCCACAGTGCGGATCGACCCGCGCGACGACGCGACCATGAGCGGCGTCGTGCCGTTGGAATGCTTCTGGTTCGGGTCGGCACCGGCGTCCAGCAGGGCCTTGGCGGCGTTGTAACTGCTGTAGTGGGCGGCTGTGTACAGCGGGGAACGGTGGCCGTGGTGCTTCGTCGAGTTGACGTCCCTGCCGTCGGCCACGAGCTGGCGAATCTTATTCGGGTTATCCAGCTTCGCCGCGGCGTGCATGGGCGCCCAGATGCGCGAACTGCAACCGGTGCTTATACCCAGCGTAATGACAACGAACAAGAAAGAGACAACCTGCCGCGTGCGATGGTACTGCTTCAAGATGCGTGTGCTCCCCGTTGAGTTCGCGGCATCATAGAGCTGGAACCGTTGGCCGCAAGGTGAAACGAACCGGACCGTACCGCTCCGCCGCGGGGCTGCTCCGACCGTGGCATGGGCGTCTCGCCCATGCATGTGGATTGAAATAGCGATTGATTTAGTGGCAACCTGCTTCAACCGGAGCAGCCGTCACAAAATGAAGGTTCTCGGCCTCATTACAGGCATGCGAGACGCCCACGCCACGGTCGGAACGGCCGCCGTCCGTCACCGTTAAAACATCTTCAGCTGATCGCGCTCGAAGTTGAACTTCGCGGTCGGCTCGTCGATCGGAATCTTGTAGTGGCCGCTCCAGCAGGCGGTGCAGTACTGCTGCTTGTCGCGGTTCATCACCGACAGCATGCCGTCCAACGACAGGTAGGCCAGACTGTCGACCTCAAGGAAAGCCGCGATCTCGTCGACCGTGCGCTCGTGGGCGATCAGTTCAGTGCTGGTGGGGAAGTCGATCCCGTAAAAGCATGGATGCCGAATCGGGGGGCAGCTGACGCGCAGGTGGATCTCCTTGGCCCCGGCCCGGCGGATCGCCCGCATCTTCGAGCGCGTCGTCGTGCCGCGGACCACCGAGTCTTCCACGATCACCACGCGTTGGCCGGCGATTACATCCGGGATGATGTTCAGCTTCATCGCCACCGCCCGGTCGCGGGCGGCCTGGCCCGGCAGGATGAACGTGCGGCCGACGAACCGGTTCGGCACGATCCCCTCTTCGAACGGCGTCTTCGACTCCTTCGAAAAGCCGAGCGCGGCGCTGCGGCCGCTGTCGGGCATCGGCATCACAAAGTCGGCGTTCACCGGCGCTTCGCGCGCCAGCACGCGGCCCATCTGCTCGCGCACGATGTGCACGTTCTGCCCGAAAATCCGGCTGGCCGGGTTGGCGAAGTAGACGTGCTCGAACACGCAGTGCGCCTGCTCGGGCGCCGGCTCGCTGAACCGGCGGCTGCTGAGGCCGTCGTTGTTGATCGTCACGATCTCGCCGGGCTCGATCTCGCGCACGTAGGTGGCGTCGATCACGTCGAACGCGCACGTCTCACTCGCCACCACCCACTGCCCCGCCGCCGTCTTGCCTAATGAAAGCGGCCGAAAGCCCCAGGGGTCGCGGACGGCTTCGATGCGATCGGGAAACAGGAACAGCAGGCTGAACGACCCCTGCAAGTGCCGCAACACGTGGGGCAGCGGGTCGTGCTTGTTGATGTGCGTGGGCTTGGCCAGCAGGTGGACAATCACTTCCGTGTCCGTCGTGCTCTGGAAGATGTGGCCGTGCTCCTCGTACTGCTCGCGCAGCAAAGTCGCATTCACCAGGTTCCCGTTGTGCGCCACCGCCACCGGCCCCATGCGGAATTGCCGCAGTAAAGGCTGTGCGTTGCACAACTTACTGCTGCCGGTCGTACTGTAGCGCACGTGCCCGATGGCGGCGTGGCCGACGAGTTCTTCCTTCATCATGCGCGGCGTAAACACTTGGCTGACCAGCCCCATGCCCGCGTGGCCGTGCAGATCGGTACCGTCGGAGGTGACGATGCCCGCCGACTCCTGCCCGCGATGTTGCTGCGCGAAGAGGCCCTGATACGCGATGGCCGACGCATCGGGCGTCCCCCAGATGCCGAACACGCCGCACTTTTCCTTCTTCTCGTACTCTTCAAACTGGGGCAGCGAAACGGGCAAGGCGATCTCCGTTGTCCGTGGGAACTACTTGAGGCGTCACCGACGATCCCATTCTAGCACACCCGATCGGTCAACGGTATCGGACCGAACCCCCTCCACCTTGACCCGGTTGCCTCGCGTAAGGTGGGTCGGGTTCGTGGTCATGGCGTTCCGGGTGTCGGGCGATACACTTGGCGTCTCTGTTCCATCGGAAAGGGGACGATGTCATCATCAGACGCCACGTTGAACGCGTTGCGCGAGGCCCTGAAGCTCTCGCCAGATAACCTGCCGCTGCGCCTGCACTTGGCGCAGTCGCTGTTGAACCTGGGCCACGCCGAGGAGGCCGAGCGCGAGTTTCGGGCCGCCATCCAGCAGTCGCCGCAGAACGCGGACGTAAAGGTGGGCCTGGCGACGGCGTTCAGCCATCAGGGCAAGAACTCCGAAGCGATGGTGATTGTCGAAGACCTCATTAAAGCGACCGACTGCCCCGCGGCCGCCAACGTGCTGTACGCGCGACTGCTGGTGAAGGCGGGTGACGTCGAGCGGGCCGTGCGGCAGTACAAGCGCGGCATTGAAAAAGACCCCGCCTCGGCCGATGTCGAGCTCGCCGCCCGGCTGGGCATCAATGCCCGCCCGGAGGAGAGCGACGTGGTCGACGGGAAGGTGCGCGCCACCTGGGACGGTGGCGACACCGACGCGCCCGCCGAGGTGGAACGCCCCACGATCCGCTTCAAGGACGTGGGCGGCATGGAAGCGCTGAAGGAAGAGATCCGCCTGAAGATCATCCACCCGCTTGAGCACGCCGACCTCTACAAGGCGTACGGCAAGGCGATCGGGGGCGGCATTCTGATGTACGGCCCGCCGGGCTGTGGCAAGACGCACCTCGCCCGCGCCACCGCCGGTGAGATCGACGCCGGCTTCATCGCCGTCGGCATCTCCGACGTGCTGGACATGTGGATCGGCAACAGCGAGAAGAACCTTAACGCCCTATTCGAGCAGGCGCGCCGCGCCAAACCCTGCGTGCTGTTCTTCGACGAGGTGGATGCCCTCGCCGCCAGCCGGGCGGACATGCGCACGAGCGGTGGCCGGCACCTCATCAACCAGTTCCTGTCCGAGCTGGACGGCGTGAAGTCGAACAACGACGGTGTGCTCGTGCTGGCGGCCACCAACGCCCCGTGGCACGTCGACCCGGCCTTCCGCCGGCCCGGGCGTTTCGACCGCATCCTGTTCGTGCCCCCGCCGGACGCGCCGGCGCGGGCGGGCATCCTGCGCATCCTGCTGGCCGGCAAGCCGGTGCAGGACGTCGACCACGACGCCGTCGCCAAGCGCACGGCCGAGTTCAGCGGCGCCGACCTGAAGGCCGTGGTCGACCAGACCATCGAGGCCAAGCTGCGCGAGGCGATGAAGGCCGGCCTGCCCAAGCCCATCACCACCAAGGACCTGCTGGCCGCCGTGCCGTTGGTGAAGCCCAGCACGCGCGAATGGTTCAGCGCGGCCCGCAACTACGCGCTCTACTCGAACCAGGGCGGCACGTACGACGACATCCTGAAGTACATGAAGACGTAGCGCCGGGCTCGTCGCGCGTGGTAGTGGTGATCGCACAGTTCGCTCAATCGATTCAACGGGTTCCCGGCCGATGGCACTTTCCCCACAGATGCAGCGTGCGTTCGTCCTGCAGCAACAGAACCGTCACGTCGACGCCGAGCGCGAGTTGCGCCAACACCTGGCGACCGACCCGCGCGACGCGTACGCCCACGCGATGCTCGCCGACTCGCTCGTCGAGCTGTCGCGCTTCGACGAGGCCGAACAGGAGGCGAAGGAGTCGATCGGCATCGCGCCCGACGAGGCGTTCGGTCACGCGGTGATGGCGCGCCTGCTGCGGGCGCGCAACCGCTTCAAGAGCGCCGAGATCGCGATACGCGAGGCGATCGCCATCGATTCGAACAACCCCAGCTACTTCGCGATCTTAGCCGCCACCCTGCTCGACCTGCGCCGCTGGCGCGACGCGCTCGACGCCGCCAATGAAGGCCTGGCCATCGACCCAAAGGATTCCGGCTGCCTGAACCTGCGCGCGATGGCGCTCACGCAGCTCGGCGACCGCGACGCCGCCGCCAGCACCACCGAGGGCGCGCTGGCCGACGATCCGGAGAACGCGCTGGCCCACGCGACGCACGGCTGGACGCTGTTGCACCAGAACGACCCGCGCCGTGCGATGGAACACTTTCGCGAAGCGCTGCGGCTCGACCCGACCATGGATTACGCCCGTACGGGCATCCTGGAATCGATGAAGGCGCGGAACCCGTTTTACCGGCTGATGCTCCGGTACTTCCTGTTCATGTCGCGCCTGGACTCCCGCGTGCAGTGGGGCATCGTGCTGGGCGGGTTCTTCGGCGCCCGCATCCTTCGCTCGGCGGCCAACCGCAACCCCGACCTCGCCCCGTTCATCTGGCCGGTCCTCATCCTCTACATCGCCTTCGCGCTCAGCACGTGGCTGGCGCCGTCGCTGTTCAACCTGCTGCTGCGCCTTCACCCGTTCGGTAAGCACGTGCTGGACGACGACGAACGGCGCGTGTCGACGCTTACCGGTATCGCGCTCGGAACCGCGGCGATCTTCGGCGTCAGCTACCTCGTCACCGGGGCGCTCTGGGCGCTGATCGCAGGCGTGGTGGGCCTGCTCGTCTCGCTGCCGCTGTCGCGATACAACCAGTGCCACGTGGGCTGGCCCCGCCGGGCGATGGTCGGCATCTTGGTCGTGCTGGTCACGCTCGGCCTGACCGCCAGCGCGTTCACGTTCAACGACCCCGAGGACTCGCGCGGCTCCACGTTCTTCACGATCTTCATCTACGGCTGTCTGCTGTCGCAATTCGGCGCCAGCGCGCTGAACGGCATCCGCCCTGAGCGATGAACCGCCCTTGACCGCCGCCGTTCGCCGCGGCACCGTACGTCGATGCTGAACGGAAAAGTCGTCATCGTGACCGGTGCGGGCCGTGGGATCGGGGCCGCCATTGCGCGGGTGTGCGCCAAGCACGGCGCGAGCGTGGCGATCAACTACGCCGTCAGCCGCGACAAGGCCGAGGCGGTCGCGGCCGACATTCGCGCCACCGGTGGCACCGCCCGCACCTACGCCGCCGACGTGCGCGATGCCACCGCGGTGAACGCGATGGTCGCACAGGTCCACGCCGATTTTGGCCGCATCGACGGCGTCGTCAACAACGCGATCGCCGGCCGGCAGCACGGCTCGCTCGACGTCGCGACCGACGCCGACTACGACACGGCGTTCGCCTTCGGCTGCCGCGCCGTCATCAACACCACCAAGGCCGTCCGCCCGATCTTCAAAGCCCAAGGCGGCGGGCGCATCGTCAACATCGTCACCGAACTCTGGAACGTCGCCCCGGAAAACTGGTCCGTCTACATGGCCGGCAAGGGCGCGATGATCGGCGTCTCCCGCTCGCTCGCGCGCGAACTCGGCCCCGAGCAGATCACCGTCAACATGGTCGCCCCCGGCTGGATGATCGACGAAAAGGTCGACCTCACCGCCGACGGCCCCCAGGGCTATGCCAAGTCCACCCCCCTCCGCCGCCAGGGCAGCGCCGACGAGATCGGCAACGGCTGCGTCTACTTCCTAAGCGAACTGGCGGGGTTCGTTACGGGGGCGTACTTGCCGGTAACGGGCGGGCGGGTGGCGCAGGTGGGGACGTGATGGCCCCCCCGTGAACGGCCATGCGTTTGGCAGCCCGATGCTGATGTTGTTACCTACAGAACACTTCAACCTAGCCGAGCCGGCGTGGCCCACCGTCGCCTGCTTTTTGCTCTATGTGCTGTGCATTTTTCCGGCCGGCGTGTTTCTGTTGCGGGCGGGACTGGCACGGCGCCGGCTTTCGGTAAGGGCGCACCGCCGCGGGTTCGATGATGGGCAGTTGGCACGCGCGGCCGTCAGGATCGGGCTCGGCCATGAATTGAAGGATACGAAAAGCTTCGACGCCTTTCGGCGACAGCGTCGGTCCGCTGGCCTTTCGAACGTCTTCCTCGGGCTGTTCGCCGTGGTGATGAGCACCGCGGCGGTGCTCTGGATTCCGTGGGGCGAACCGGCTCGATTGGCCATCACGCCCGCGGAGTTCATTTTGGATTACCGATGGCCGCGACCCGATCGACGGGTGCTCGTCAACTCGATCACAAACGTTGACTACCACACGATCAAGGGGCCACGCCGCAGACGGACCACAACCGAGCTCCGCGTGACGCTCCGAGACGGCGAACGGCTGGACATAAAGCCCCACGGCTACAGTGGCAGCTTCGCCACCCTACGCGCCGCAGCCGCAGTGCTGGCCGAACGGGCAGGCCTGCCCTTGGAAAAAACAGTGTTGGACCAGCGTTGACGCAGCGCCCCGGCGGTTGCATAACCGCTCGTGCTAGTGGACCGGCACCGCGTCGTAACCGTTGAATCGACCGAGCTCGTAGACGGGCGGCGTACCACCCGTGGCTCGCGGCATCGCATCGACCAGAAGAAGGATCCTCCCATGTCAGCCAACAACAAAGCCATCCTCCAACGAGCCAATGCGGCAATCACGCGCGGCGACCACGAGGGGTTCCTTGCCCACTGCACTGAGGACGTCGAATGGACGTTCGTCGGCGACCGAACGCTGACGGGAAAGGCCGCCATCCGCCAGTACATCAACGAGACGTACCTCGAGCCGCCCCAGTTCGACGTCGCCCACCTGATCGCAGAGGGCGACACCCTCGTGGCGACCGGCCAAATCGCGATCAAGGAGGCCAACGGCACCAAAGTCCATTTCGCCTACTGCGACGTCTGGCGCCTCCGCGAGGGCCAACTGGCCGAACTCACCGCATACGTCGTCGAAATCAAACGGGAAGGTTAGGACGGCGACTCGAAAAGACCTCGTCGCCCGTATCATCGGACACCCGTAATCAGCACGGGCGGCGTACCGCCGTTGGCACCCGGCGTCCGGTCGGCTCGCTATTCGATCAGGAGTTCGACATGACTGACGTAATGGGACTATTCGGCGTCGTGCTCACGGCGTTCCTCGTCTATTGCGCGTGCAGGATCGCGAGCCGGATGGGCTATAGCGGGTTCGCTGGCCTGCTCCTGCTGATTCCGTTCGTGAATATGGTCACGTGGGTGGTGTGGGCGTTCAACGAGTCGCCCAACGAGCGTAAGCTGCGAAGCCTTCGCGCCGAGTTGGCGCGACGCGATGGGCCGCGGGTGGAAGGCGCATTGCGCGGCATGGATGGATAACCCACTGCCGAAGCAGCCCGCGAGGCCGTTGCACGTCCGCGCGTGGCCGAGCGGTTTGTCGACAGGATCAATCGGCCCCGCAGAACTACAGCGAACATCCCGCCTTACGTTACCGAGTTGGTGTCCTCTTCAGGATGTCCCAGATATCATTCGAAGTGCGCGCGGGTTCCGCATCAGCCATGGTCGCACCTTTGGATACGGCACGCCCCACCTTCCTGCCACTACCGGACTCGCTGGGATGCGCGTTGACGCAACCCGCCGGGTCGACCGGGTGGCATACTCACCCGTTTGACGAACTGTGCCTGATCGACACGACCTCCACAACCATCGGTCACGCGGGTCGCAAGCGGGTTGCCGGCCCGGGCACGCTGTTCCTCTTCAAGCGTGGCGAACAGCACGGCTACTGGAACACGGCGTCGCAGTCGCCGCGCCTTTGGGTCATCCACTACCGCGGGGACGAGTCGCTCTACGCCGCAATGCCTCACTTGCTGCACCGGCAGCCCGGGCGTCGCATCTGGCGATTGTCGGACGAGCGGGCCGAGGCGTTCAAGGCGATGCACGTCAAAATCAGCATCGAGCGCGCCCGCGAACGGACCGGCGCAGAGGCGGCCCAGTCAGCATGGCTGCGTCTACTGCTCGTCACCGTCGCACGCTGGAGCGCAACGGCATCGACCACGAGGGCCAGCAACGACGCGGCGGACGTGGCGTCGCCCAAACTGATGGACGCCGAACTGTTGCAACTGTGGCGCATCGTCCACGACTACACCGGCGACCCCGCCGGACTTAGTAGCGAGATCAGGTCGGAGATTCCCAACTACGATTCGCTGCGCCACCGCTTTCGCAAAGCCGTGGGTGAATCGCCTACAAAAATGTGGGCCAAACTTCGGATGCAGCAGGCCCAGAACCTGCTCCTGGAGTCGAACCTGAGCATCAAGGAGATCGCCCATCGCGTCGGGTATGCCCGGCAACACGAATTCACCCGCGCGTTCAGCCATCGGTTCGGCCTGCCGCCCACCGCGTGGCGCGACGCCACGTATTCCACGCCGGCGACAACAGGTTCCACGGCGGCTAAAGCACGCCGCGCCACCGGAGCACATACTGCGATCACCTAACCACAAGGAGCATCGCATGTCACTGTCGTCCGATCAGATCGCATCGTTCAAGTCTCACGGATACGTAGTCGCCCCGGGCTTCTTCTCGCCAACCGAGGCCCGCGCCATGCAGCTGGAAATCGAACGCTTCAAGCGCACGGGCCTCGTGCGCAACGTCGCGACTGAGGGGGATGGGAAGACGACCTCGCAGAGCAAGCGCAACCTGCAACTGTGCCCCATGTTCGACAAGAGCGACCTGTTCAAGGCGCTGCCGTTCGACGCGCGCGTCGCCGCCGCCGTGTCGTCGCTCATCGGCTTGCCCGCCCGGCTGCACCTGGACCAGGTCTTCCTCAAGCCGGCCGGCGACGGCGCCGGCACCAGCTGGCATCAGGACAATGCCTACTTCCACCTTGCCAACCCCATGCAGGGCACCGCGATGTGGATCGCCGTGCACGATGCGACGATCGCGAACGGGACGATGGAGGTGATCCCCGATGTCTTCCTCGACAAGCTCGAGCACAAGCGCGACGCCGGCAGCGACCATCACGTGCGATGCTATCCGGACGAAGCCAAAGCGGTCCCGCTCGAGCTGAAGGCCGGCGGCGCCGTGTTCTTCTGCTACGGCACGCCCCACTGCACCCGCGGCAACACCACCGACCGCGACCGCGCCGGCGCCGCGTTCCACTTCCTCCGCACCGACGCGAACGACGGCGCCTATATGAAACAATGGGGCTCCGCCAAGCCCGGCAATCCCCACATCACCGGTCCGCTGGCATCGGACGGCGTTCAGGAATACGGCAAGCGCATGTCCGGCGCGTTCAACCGCGAGGTCGCCGCGATCATCGAAGCCGCCCCGGCGATGAGCCCGGCGACGGCGATCGTCTGATCCCAATGAACAACCCACCGAAGACCCGGTTGCCAAGATACCTGTCGCTGAACCAGGCGGCGTGAGGGACGCGGCGAGGAACGGCGGGGTTACAAGTCAGGTTCTGCTGCTTCGACATCGGCGCGGTTGTGGGGAGGTAGATAGAGACCAATGAGCAGTTGTTCCATCATGAGCGCCTTGCGAGCGGGCGTTAGCTTCATCGGTCCCGGATCGATGATGCCGGGATCATTACGCTGCGCCGGATTTCCTTCGACGGCCATGGCTGTTGCGAAGCAGGAGGGTCCATCACGAGTATGAGTTGGAGCGACTCATGTTTGCTTCGAGAAGCGATCGCTCGCGATGAATTTGGGAGCATTCAGGTCGAAGAGGCGTTGCGGCGATACTTTCTGGCGAACAAGGACGTCATCTGGACAGATGCGCTCGCGGAAAACGACTTAATTTGACCGGACCCTACAAAAAAGCCCTGCCGACGTTTCCGTCGGCAGGGCTTATCAATTCAAATATGAACAAACGACCGTCGCCCTACGCGGTGGCCGTCGCCGTCTCGAGCAGCTCGTTCCACTTCTTAGCCGTACGCGTCTTCCAGCTGCCCTTGTGGTAGGCGTAGCCGACGATCATGGGGACGGCCAGCGTGGCCTCGCTGAAGACCATCTGTTCGTAGGCGGTGCTGACCTTGCCCCAGCTGCTCGCTTCCTTCAGGGTGCTGCTGGAGAGGGCGCCATCGCGAACGTCGGCGATGGTGACCTGGATGGCGTACTTGTGCATCGGGGCGTCGTGGCCGAGCACCTCGGCGCACACCACGATGTCCTGGGTGAAGTTCTTCGGCACGCCGCCGCCGATCATGAAGATGCCCGTGTTGGGGTTCTTGATCTTCAGCTGGGTCAGTTCGTAAAAGTCCTTGCCGCCGTCCCAGGTGGCGGTGCGGGCGCTGTCGTAGCCGCGGTTGACGGCGTGGTAGACCAAGCCGAACCCAGCCGAGCAGTCGCTGAACGCCGGGCAGAAGATCGGGATCTGCCGCTTGTAGCACTCGTAGATGATGCTGTCGGCGCACTTGGGCCCGCCGTTGTCGTCCAGGTGCTTGCCGAGCTGCCGGATGAACTCGCGGCTGCTGTGCGGGCCGGCTTCCATCTCGTCGAAGGCCTTCTGGGTGGCCTCGTCGCAGAGGCGCAGCTCTTCCTCGTCGATGAGCGTGTCGTAGATGCGGTCGATCGCGTGCTCGCGCAGCTCGTTGTCGAACAGGCCGCTCTTGAGCTTCTCCTCAGCGATGTAGTGCTTGAAGCCGAGGGCCTCGAAGAAGTCCTGGTCGACGATGTTGGCGCCGGTGCTGACGATGGCGTCGACCATGTTGTTCTTGACCATGTCGACGATCACCTTCTTCAGCCCGGCCGAGATCAGCGACCCGGCGAGCGTGAGGATGATGCCGCAGTCGTTTTCCTTCAGCATGCGGTCGTAGATGTCGGCGGCGCGGTTGAGGTCGCGGGCGCTGAAGGCCATGTTGGCCATCTGCTCGACGACGTTGGCGATGGCCGGGTTCTTCGTCACGTCGATGTGCTGAATTTCGCCGAGCGAGAAGAAGTGCTTCTTCGCTTCGGAACCGGTGTGCTGCGCCTTGAGGGGCGTAACGTTGAGGTAGCTGTTTTCCTGATTCATGGGCCAACTCCTTTGTGTGCCGAGACGGTTCAAACGTCTCGCAACGGGAACAAGACAACTTCGGTGGTTTCCCGCGTTCCGTCACCGGCCAAAACAAGGCCGGCTGATAAAACGAAGAAACCACCGCGTCTCGCTACGGTGTGCATCGCGACATTCGCGACGACACCCGCCATTGCGAGTCGGGGTGGCTTTGACAGGAATATTATGACGGAAACGCGGTTTTAGTTCAATGAAAATCGGGTGTGGGGGAAGTTAATTTTGGGGCTGGCGATGACTCGATCATGTGACGCTTGGCAGCGGCGTCTAATGCCGCGAGTTCCACAGTCAACGCATCGGGCGGCGCGGGTGGCACGGCCGTGCCGCATTCAGGGCAGATGCCACTGAGGTTGCCGGTGAGGTCGTAGTTGCACTGCAGACAACGCGTAAAATCACGTGGCTTGCGAAGCAGGTGCCGCAACCAGAACAGCGTTACGACCGTTGCAGCGACAGCCCAGATCCAAAACTCCAGGCGCATCCAGAAGTGAGACCAATTCACGAACGCGTCGGGCGTCAGCAATCCCGCAGCGGACCACACGATCGCGATGATGAGCAGGCCGCTGACCGAAGGGATCGGACGCAGCCGATGCCAGAATACCGCCGCGAGAAATACGCCTGCGAACCATAGTGTGGCCGCGGTATACATCGTTCGCTGCCGGACGTCCTCCACAAGGTCGAAGTGTGCCGGCGGCGCAGGCCAGTTTCGGACGAACTGGAGGGTGCCG
Protein-coding regions in this window:
- a CDS encoding deoxyhypusine synthase codes for the protein MNQENSYLNVTPLKAQHTGSEAKKHFFSLGEIQHIDVTKNPAIANVVEQMANMAFSARDLNRAADIYDRMLKENDCGIILTLAGSLISAGLKKVIVDMVKNNMVDAIVSTGANIVDQDFFEALGFKHYIAEEKLKSGLFDNELREHAIDRIYDTLIDEEELRLCDEATQKAFDEMEAGPHSSREFIRQLGKHLDDNGGPKCADSIIYECYKRQIPIFCPAFSDCSAGFGLVYHAVNRGYDSARTATWDGGKDFYELTQLKIKNPNTGIFMIGGGVPKNFTQDIVVCAEVLGHDAPMHKYAIQVTIADVRDGALSSSTLKEASSWGKVSTAYEQMVFSEATLAVPMIVGYAYHKGSWKTRTAKKWNELLETATATA